A window of the Drosophila simulans strain w501 chromosome 2L, Prin_Dsim_3.1, whole genome shotgun sequence genome harbors these coding sequences:
- the LOC6732918 gene encoding AT-rich interactive domain-containing protein 1B isoform X4 has product MSPPSSHILLPPGGRPPATPSSIPAGSSSGGSHSHQGSPATNSMSHHKRSQSFNHHLSYNQYTPTQPPPHHLHPPQPPSLPSHLGAAGPRSSSAQTPNSKTAAPLQASSMDASPAIQAAAAAAAAAVGMGVPSARKGSTKANWTISCLRPTPPLRPSLLNATSGSGSGSGGGGSSSSNALASYCSGRKNQPTYEEDALVLRVFEAYCAAYQNNARNTIHSALQPWTPCLPIRGGKLKTSKTFSTSNPQLPFIANVGNSAYLNQHQQQHLQQQHLQQQHLQQQHLAQQQPGRQHSAGSLNSSFIWREASPNNFNLYSSSVSSSLNATPAQRYSLSGAAGGSPSIKDYQRALSEERATRKSLNRLKSGFGSGYDNVCTSPLLPRKNKPAPKLVAQQSYQRSPGNATATTIVKPNPSGHPGLYDRRLNRSFETSTSHRYAGYGAGYLMNCGGALRTSTLQRSTPQLAGGERSDDSDVERELLRGNGSGPTASLELNADGSKRQSGSWCCGLENEDMTPTLRQLWTAIRQMQQDMSQIKLQINEERALRADLQQLLMQHLETSSVSSGANTPKC; this is encoded by the exons ATGTCGCCGCCATCAAGCCACATACTCCTACCACCCGGCGGCCGTCCGCCAGCCACTCCCAGCAGCATCCCggccggcagcagcagcggaggGAGCCACAGCCACCAGGGGTCGCCGGCCACCAACTCGATGTCGCATCACAAACGGAGCCAGTCGTTCAACCACCACCTCAGCTACAATCAGTACACGCCCACTCAGCCTCCACCACATCATCTGCatccaccacaaccaccaagTCTGCCAAGTCATCTGGGGGCAGCCGGCCCCAGATCAAGTTCAGCCCAGACACCAAACAGCAAGACAGCAGCTCCACTCCAGGCGTCATCCATGGACGCCAGTCCAGCAATtcaggcagcggcagcagcagcggcggcagcggtgggAATGGGGGTGCCAAGCGCAAGGAAAGGAAGCACAAAGG CTAACTGGACCATCAGCTGCCTGCGACCCACGCCGCCGTTGCGACCCAGTTTATTGAATGCCACCAGCGGATCGGGAAGTggcagcggtggcggcggcagcagctccagcaatGCCCTGGCCAGCTACTGCAGCGGAAGGAAGAACCAGCCCACCTACGAGGAGGACGCCCTGGTGCTCCGGGTTTTCGAGGCCTACTGCGCCGCCTATCAGAACAATGCCAGGAACACCATCCACTCGG CCTTGCAACCCTGGACTCCGTGTCTGCCCATCCGCGGTGGCAAGCTGAAAACGAGCAAAACCTTCTCGACCTCCAATCCACAGCTGCCTTTCATAGCCAATGTCGGCAACTCAGCCTACCTCaatcagcaccagcagcagcatctgcagcagcagcacctgcagcaacaacacttgcagcagcaacatcttgCCCAGCAGCAACCAGGTCGTCAGCACTCCGCCGGCAGTTTGAACTCCTCATTTATTTGGCGCGAGGCGAGCCCGAACAACTTCAACCTATACTCCAGCTCGGTGTCCTCCTCGCTGAATGCGACACCTGCGCAACGATACTCCTTATCCGGAGCTGCGGGAGGATCGCCGTCCATCAAGGACTATCAGAGAGCGCTATCCGAGGAGAGGGCAACCAGAAAGTCCCTGAATCGCCTTAAAAGTGGTTTTGGTTCGGGCTACGACAATGTGTGCACATCACCTCTGCTGCCGAGGAAGAACAAGCCTGCACCCAAGTTGGTGGCTCAGCAGTCGTATCAGAGATCCCCGGGAAACGCCACAGCCACCACTATAGTGAAGCCGAATCCGTCAGGACACCCAGGATTATATGATCGCCGCTTGAACCGCTCCTTCGAGACCTCCACTTCGCACCGCTATGCCGGGTATGGAGCGGGTTACTTGATGAATTGCGGCGGAGCCTTGCGGACCAGTACGCTCCAGAGGAGCACTCCGCAACTGGCCGGTGGTGAGAGATCCGATGACAGCGATGTGGAGCGGGAACTGCTGCGGGGCAATGGATCTGGGCCCACGGCCAGTTTGGAACTTAATGCCGATGGCAGCAAACGGCAGTCGGGCAGCTGGTGTTGCG GCCTTGAAAACGAGGACATGACCCCCACCCTGCGCCAACTGTGGACCGCCATCCGCCAGATGCAGCAGGACATGTCCCAGATCAAGCTGCAAATCAACGAGGAGCGGGCCCTGCGAGCCGATCTCCAGCAGCTGCTCATGCAGCACTTGGAGACGAGCAGCGTGAGCAGCGGGGCCAACACACCCAAGTGTTGA
- the LOC6732918 gene encoding rho guanine nucleotide exchange factor 7 isoform X3, protein MDQPLVVQAEYSFMGSNNDELCFQKGDVITVTQREDGGWWEGTLNDKTGWFPSNYVNECKVQLPLTETIRPPEEIQEYRSVVLKDLLDSERAHVAELQGLLENFLEPMQQTQILSQDEYAQLMCNFVEIVRTHEDLLIQIEECNDRVGKLFLTSAPLMKKVHQAYCAAHPKAIVILDKYKDELEKYMERQGAATPGLLVLTTGLSKPFRRLDKYSAMLQELERHMESSHPDRGDTQRSVAVYKDIAATCSATRRQKELELQVLTGPVRGWQGQELSTLGDIIHMGSVAVGADHRDRYFVLFPQTLLFLSVSQRMSAFIYEGKLPLTGIIVNRLEDTDALKNAFEISSPLIDRIVAVCQGPNEANKWVELLNANNPSLPMGIKRQLSNLSNSSLGHLNAAHMSPPSSHILLPPGGRPPATPSSIPAGSSSGGSHSHQGSPATNSMSHHKRSQSFNHHLSYNQYTPTQPPPHHLHPPQPPSLPSHLGAAGPRSSSAQTPNSKTAAPLQASSMDASPAIQAAAAAAAAAVGMGVPSARKGSTKANWTISCLRPTPPLRPSLLNATSGSGSGSGGGGSSSSNALASYCSGRKNQPTYEEDALVLRVFEAYCAAYQNNARNTIHSGLENEDMTPTLRQLWTAIRQMQQDMSQIKLQINEERALRADLQQLLMQHLETSSVSSGANTPKC, encoded by the exons ATGGATCAGCCACTGGTGGTGCAGGCGGAGTACTCCTTCATGGGCAGCAATAACGACGAGCTGTGCTTCCAGAAGGGCGATGTCATCACGGTTACCCAGCGCGAGGATGGTGGCTGGTGGGAGGGAACGCTGAACGATAAGACTGGCTGGTTTCCCAGCAACTATGTGAATGAGTGCAAGGTGCAGCTGCCTCTTACGGAGACCATAAGGCCGCCGGAGGAGATCCAGGAGTATCGGTCTGTGGTGCTCAAGGATCTGCTTGACTCGGAGCGCGCCCATGTGGCCGAGCTGCAGGGTCTGCTCGAGAATTTCCTGGAGCCCATGCAACAGACGCAGAT ACTCAGTCAGGATGAGTACGCCCAGCTGATGTGTAACTTTGTGGAGATTGTGCGTACGCATGAGGATTTGCTTATCCAAATCGAGGAATGCAACGATCGAGTGGGAAAACTATTTCTCACTAGCGCCCCCTTGATGAAGAAGGTGCACCAGGCCTACTGCGCTGCCCATCCAAAGGCCATAGTCATACTGGATAAGTACAA GGACGAGCTAGAAAAGTATATGGAACGACAGGGCGCAGCCACTCCTGGATTACTTGTGCTCACGACGGGTCTATCAAAACCCTTCCGGCGACTGGACAAATACTCGGCCAtgctgcaggagctggagcggcATATGGAGAGCAGTCATCCGGATCGCGGCGACACCCAGCGGAGTGTTGCCGTGTACAAAGACATAGCTGCCACCTGCTCGGCCACCCGTCGCCaaaaggagctggagctgcaagTGCTCACGGGGCCAGTCCGTGGATGGCAGGGACAAGAGCTGAGCACCCTCGGGGACATCATCCACATGGGCAGCGTTGCAGTTGGGGCTGATCATCGCGACCGATACTTTGTGCTCTTCCCACAAACATTGCTGTTCCTTAGCGTTAGTCAGCGGATGAGTGCATTCATCTATGAG GGCAAGCTACCCTTAACTGGGATCATAGTGAATCGTCTGGAGGACACGGATGCCCTGAAGAACGCTTTTGAGATAAGCAGTCCCTTGATCGATCGCATTGTAGCTGTTTGCCAGGGTCCGAATGAGGCCAACAAGTGGGTGGAGCTGCTCAATGCCAATAATCCCAGCTTGCCGATGGGCATCAAACGGCAATTGAGCAACTTGAGCAACTCTTCGCTAGGACACTTAAATGCCGCTCAT ATGTCGCCGCCATCAAGCCACATACTCCTACCACCCGGCGGCCGTCCGCCAGCCACTCCCAGCAGCATCCCggccggcagcagcagcggaggGAGCCACAGCCACCAGGGGTCGCCGGCCACCAACTCGATGTCGCATCACAAACGGAGCCAGTCGTTCAACCACCACCTCAGCTACAATCAGTACACGCCCACTCAGCCTCCACCACATCATCTGCatccaccacaaccaccaagTCTGCCAAGTCATCTGGGGGCAGCCGGCCCCAGATCAAGTTCAGCCCAGACACCAAACAGCAAGACAGCAGCTCCACTCCAGGCGTCATCCATGGACGCCAGTCCAGCAATtcaggcagcggcagcagcagcggcggcagcggtgggAATGGGGGTGCCAAGCGCAAGGAAAGGAAGCACAAAGG CTAACTGGACCATCAGCTGCCTGCGACCCACGCCGCCGTTGCGACCCAGTTTATTGAATGCCACCAGCGGATCGGGAAGTggcagcggtggcggcggcagcagctccagcaatGCCCTGGCCAGCTACTGCAGCGGAAGGAAGAACCAGCCCACCTACGAGGAGGACGCCCTGGTGCTCCGGGTTTTCGAGGCCTACTGCGCCGCCTATCAGAACAATGCCAGGAACACCATCCACTCGG GCCTTGAAAACGAGGACATGACCCCCACCCTGCGCCAACTGTGGACCGCCATCCGCCAGATGCAGCAGGACATGTCCCAGATCAAGCTGCAAATCAACGAGGAGCGGGCCCTGCGAGCCGATCTCCAGCAGCTGCTCATGCAGCACTTGGAGACGAGCAGCGTGAGCAGCGGGGCCAACACACCCAAGTGTTGA
- the LOC6732918 gene encoding uncharacterized protein LOC6732918 isoform X1, which yields MDQPLVVQAEYSFMGSNNDELCFQKGDVITVTQREDGGWWEGTLNDKTGWFPSNYVNECKVQLPLTETIRPPEEIQEYRSVVLKDLLDSERAHVAELQGLLENFLEPMQQTQILSQDEYAQLMCNFVEIVRTHEDLLIQIEECNDRVGKLFLTSAPLMKKVHQAYCAAHPKAIVILDKYKDELEKYMERQGAATPGLLVLTTGLSKPFRRLDKYSAMLQELERHMESSHPDRGDTQRSVAVYKDIAATCSATRRQKELELQVLTGPVRGWQGQELSTLGDIIHMGSVAVGADHRDRYFVLFPQTLLFLSVSQRMSAFIYEGKLPLTGIIVNRLEDTDALKNAFEISSPLIDRIVAVCQGPNEANKWVELLNANNPSLPMGIKRQLSNLSNSSLGHLNAAHLSQHLDSRGYCTRFSLCAYYSSPPCHVRPLRVTLPPSNYPATAPYANLSAHFARLVKGGGLRSAIVKMLLYPQARQSIDLKRIALRKKRCHKASAKLKDLNANQDSGQSELERQDAIELPTDSESYDDDFEDDFLHSCDSDPFEYVQFYQNKRNDSMCNSTGTFVDHGTGARRHCSSINLIKLDSADTDEVLALNELKKESLVIGSRALRALARKSTTRNSSVHTSTATLELGVGGSITSCVEEEPILKVKPSFSLQQQSSDASSIFAARLGGAFTACENLASMPDDLSRESSVQEPPTPLPASPTERHSMPTIFVGNRFNHSKNTEVYVPTWRDRQEMQNQSVDAMQDEELHSSSIDLPAACLSAPDKLQAELLYNYDEILEKPLQLHRELTPFPGHNLNSDKRVSHKSDSPSTGNPKTDPNLATRSSSTTELCIDTTSKKRTTPPERSRDSIRRCISYQFLQMSNRPPPPPPPRRDPDLHLDTKCRCCENSQCPSPRSSDSGMAGSCTITSPDPPNPESYFPMEATGHDMLDNVEPERFDVCGMFREKFLTPEATQDVVDQSEEQPQQSDEPTTPTNHKEEPTCISSAQVQVNTRSIFLPSSSSMDETNRNIPPNNILFSSSSADQLEPQATFRSGMYAHWWKKERLPPEVVRGIAHAYNKSLPSKDSKDSGSVCSSCFCSLGASGYSEGALYCSVCQNCADYYNGSVTSTTNTTTTTSSASCPLCSEDEGMIAPTHDSSSLDCPICTGRIASGAEEDVAAIKPHTPTTRRPSASHSQQHPGRQQQRREPQPPGVAGHQLDVASQTEPVVQPPPQLQSVHAHSASTTSSASTTTTKSAKSSGGSRPQIKFSPDTKQQDSSSTPGVIHGRQSSNSGSGSSSGGSGGNGGAKRKERKHKG from the exons ATGGATCAGCCACTGGTGGTGCAGGCGGAGTACTCCTTCATGGGCAGCAATAACGACGAGCTGTGCTTCCAGAAGGGCGATGTCATCACGGTTACCCAGCGCGAGGATGGTGGCTGGTGGGAGGGAACGCTGAACGATAAGACTGGCTGGTTTCCCAGCAACTATGTGAATGAGTGCAAGGTGCAGCTGCCTCTTACGGAGACCATAAGGCCGCCGGAGGAGATCCAGGAGTATCGGTCTGTGGTGCTCAAGGATCTGCTTGACTCGGAGCGCGCCCATGTGGCCGAGCTGCAGGGTCTGCTCGAGAATTTCCTGGAGCCCATGCAACAGACGCAGAT ACTCAGTCAGGATGAGTACGCCCAGCTGATGTGTAACTTTGTGGAGATTGTGCGTACGCATGAGGATTTGCTTATCCAAATCGAGGAATGCAACGATCGAGTGGGAAAACTATTTCTCACTAGCGCCCCCTTGATGAAGAAGGTGCACCAGGCCTACTGCGCTGCCCATCCAAAGGCCATAGTCATACTGGATAAGTACAA GGACGAGCTAGAAAAGTATATGGAACGACAGGGCGCAGCCACTCCTGGATTACTTGTGCTCACGACGGGTCTATCAAAACCCTTCCGGCGACTGGACAAATACTCGGCCAtgctgcaggagctggagcggcATATGGAGAGCAGTCATCCGGATCGCGGCGACACCCAGCGGAGTGTTGCCGTGTACAAAGACATAGCTGCCACCTGCTCGGCCACCCGTCGCCaaaaggagctggagctgcaagTGCTCACGGGGCCAGTCCGTGGATGGCAGGGACAAGAGCTGAGCACCCTCGGGGACATCATCCACATGGGCAGCGTTGCAGTTGGGGCTGATCATCGCGACCGATACTTTGTGCTCTTCCCACAAACATTGCTGTTCCTTAGCGTTAGTCAGCGGATGAGTGCATTCATCTATGAG GGCAAGCTACCCTTAACTGGGATCATAGTGAATCGTCTGGAGGACACGGATGCCCTGAAGAACGCTTTTGAGATAAGCAGTCCCTTGATCGATCGCATTGTAGCTGTTTGCCAGGGTCCGAATGAGGCCAACAAGTGGGTGGAGCTGCTCAATGCCAATAATCCCAGCTTGCCGATGGGCATCAAACGGCAATTGAGCAACTTGAGCAACTCTTCGCTAGGACACTTAAATGCCGCTCAT CTGAGTCAACATTTGGATTCACGGGGCTACTGCACGCGATTCTCGCTGTGTGCCTATTACTCCAGCCCCCCGTGCCATGTGCGACCTCTTCGTGTGACTCTTCCCCCAAGCAATTACCCAGCAACAGCTCCGTACGCCAATCTTAGTGCTCACTTTGCCAGGCTTGTTAAAGGCGGCGGTCTGCGGAGTGCTATCGTAAAGATGCTTCTGTACCCGCAGGCTCGCCAGAGCATCGATCTCAAAAGGATTGCGTTGCGCAAAAAGCGTTGTCATAAGGCCTCCGCAAAGTTAAAAGATCTCAATGCCAATCAGGATTCGGGGCAGTCCGAGTTGGAACGACAGGATGCAATTGAACTACCAACGGACTCGGAAAGCtatgatgatgattttgaAGATGATTTTTTGCATTCCTGCGACTCGGATCCGTTTGAATATGTGCAGTTTTACCAAAACAAGCGGAACGATTCCATGTGCAACTCCACAGGCACATTTGTGGACCATGGCACGGGTGCCAGGAGGCACTGTTCCTCTATTAACCTCATTAAATTGGATTCCGCGGATACGGACGAAGTTCTAGCGCTCAACGAGTTAAAAAAGGAGTCTCTTGTTATAGGATCCAGGGCACTGAGAGCTTTGGCTCGGAAGTCCACGACTCGAAATTCCAGTGTGCACACATCCACGGCAACTTTGGAGCTAGGTGTCGGTGGCAGCATCACAAGCTGTGTTGAGGAAGAGCCAATTCTTAAGGTCAAACCATCGTTCTCCCTGCAACAACAAAGTTCCGATGCGAGTTCCATTTTTGCAGCTAGATTGGGCGGTGCATTCACCGCCTGCGAGAATCTGGCCAGTATGCCTGATGATCTCAGCAGGGAGTCGAGTGTCCAAGAGCCACCCACTCCTCTGCCAGCTTCACCGACAGAACGGCACAGCATGCCAACCATATTTGTGGGCAATCGCTTCAACCACAGCAAAAATACAGAGGTGTATGTACCAACGTGGCGAGATCGCCAGGAAATGCAGAATCAGAGTGTGGATGCGATGCAGGATGAGGAGTTGCACTCCAGTTCCATTGATCTACCCGCCGCCTGTCTATCTGCTCCGGATAAACTGCAAGCAGAATTACTCTACAACTACGACGAGATCCTAGAAAAACCTCTACAGCTGCATCGGGAGCTAACGCCCTTTCCGGGCCATAATCTTAACTCGGATAAGCGGGTTTCCCACAAAAGCGACAGTCCGTCGACAGGAAATCCAAAGACAGATCCAAATCTTGCCACAAGAAGTAGTTCCACCACCGAACTCTGCATCGATACCACCTCAAAAAAGCGCACAACCCCGCCAGAGAGAAGCCGGGATTCCATTAGACGCTGCATCAGCTATCAGTTCCTGCAGATGTCCAATCGACCGCCccctccaccaccgccacgCAGAGATCCGGATCTACACTTAGACACCAAATGCCGCTGCTGCGAAAACTCCCAGTGTCCCAGTCCGCGATCGAGTGACAGCGGAATGGCTGGCAGTTGCACAATTACATCACCGGATCCGCCCAATCCGGAATCATACTTTCCCATGGAGGCCACAGGCCACGATATGCTGGATAATGTGGAGCCAGAGAGGTTTGATGTGTGCGGAATGTTCAGGGAGAAGTTTCTCACTCCGGAGGCTACTCAGGATGTTGTTGATCAATCAGAGGAGCAGCCTCAACAATCAGATGAACCCACTACCCCTACCAACCACAAAGAGGAACCTACTTGCATTAGCTCTGCTCAAGTACAAGTGAATACGAGGAGTATTTTTCTGCCCTCCAGCTCGAGCATGGATGAGACGAACAGGAATATACCACCCAACAATATCCTATTTAGCTCGAGTTCCGCGGATCAGTTGGAACCGCAGGCCACCTTTCGCTCGGGGATGTATGCGCACTGGTGGAAGAAAGAGCGCCTGCCGCCAGAGGTGGTGCGTGGCATAGCTCACGCCTACAATAAGAGCTTGCCCTCCAAGGACTCAAAAGATTCGGGATCAGTGTGCTCCAGCTGCTTCTGTTCCCTGGGAGCCAGCGGTTACAGCGAGGGCGCACTGTACTGCTCAGTGTGCCAAAACTGTGCGGACTACTACAACGGCAGTGTCACCAGCACAACCAACACGACGACCACCACATCATCCGCCAGTTGCCCACTGTGCAGTGAGGACGAGGGCATGATTGCCCCCACACACGACTCCTCCTCGCTCGACTGTCCCATATGTACGGGCCGCATTGCTTCCGGCGCCGAAGAAG ATGTCGCCGCCATCAAGCCACATACTCCTACCACCCGGCGGCCGTCCGCCAGCCACTCCCAGCAGCATCCCggccggcagcagcagcggaggGAGCCACAGCCACCAGGGGTCGCCGGCCACCAACTCGATGTCGCATCACAAACGGAGCCAGTCGTTCAACCACCACCTCAGCTACAATCAGTACACGCCCACTCAGCCTCCACCACATCATCTGCatccaccacaaccaccaagTCTGCCAAGTCATCTGGGGGCAGCCGGCCCCAGATCAAGTTCAGCCCAGACACCAAACAGCAAGACAGCAGCTCCACTCCAGGCGTCATCCATGGACGCCAGTCCAGCAATtcaggcagcggcagcagcagcggcggcagcggtgggAATGGGGGTGCCAAGCGCAAGGAAAGGAAGCACAAAGG CTAA
- the LOC6732918 gene encoding rho guanine nucleotide exchange factor 7 isoform X2, translating into MDQPLVVQAEYSFMGSNNDELCFQKGDVITVTQREDGGWWEGTLNDKTGWFPSNYVNECKVQLPLTETIRPPEEIQEYRSVVLKDLLDSERAHVAELQGLLENFLEPMQQTQILSQDEYAQLMCNFVEIVRTHEDLLIQIEECNDRVGKLFLTSAPLMKKVHQAYCAAHPKAIVILDKYKDELEKYMERQGAATPGLLVLTTGLSKPFRRLDKYSAMLQELERHMESSHPDRGDTQRSVAVYKDIAATCSATRRQKELELQVLTGPVRGWQGQELSTLGDIIHMGSVAVGADHRDRYFVLFPQTLLFLSVSQRMSAFIYEGKLPLTGIIVNRLEDTDALKNAFEISSPLIDRIVAVCQGPNEANKWVELLNANNPSLPMGIKRQLSNLSNSSLGHLNAAHMSPPSSHILLPPGGRPPATPSSIPAGSSSGGSHSHQGSPATNSMSHHKRSQSFNHHLSYNQYTPTQPPPHHLHPPQPPSLPSHLGAAGPRSSSAQTPNSKTAAPLQASSMDASPAIQAAAAAAAAAVGMGVPSARKGSTKANWTISCLRPTPPLRPSLLNATSGSGSGSGGGGSSSSNALASYCSGRKNQPTYEEDALVLRVFEAYCAAYQNNARNTIHSALQPWTPCLPIRGGKLKTSKTFSTSNPQLPFIANVGNSAYLNQHQQQHLQQQHLQQQHLQQQHLAQQQPGRQHSAGSLNSSFIWREASPNNFNLYSSSVSSSLNATPAQRYSLSGAAGGSPSIKDYQRALSEERATRKSLNRLKSGFGSGYDNVCTSPLLPRKNKPAPKLVAQQSYQRSPGNATATTIVKPNPSGHPGLYDRRLNRSFETSTSHRYAGYGAGYLMNCGGALRTSTLQRSTPQLAGGERSDDSDVERELLRGNGSGPTASLELNADGSKRQSGSWCCGLENEDMTPTLRQLWTAIRQMQQDMSQIKLQINEERALRADLQQLLMQHLETSSVSSGANTPKC; encoded by the exons ATGGATCAGCCACTGGTGGTGCAGGCGGAGTACTCCTTCATGGGCAGCAATAACGACGAGCTGTGCTTCCAGAAGGGCGATGTCATCACGGTTACCCAGCGCGAGGATGGTGGCTGGTGGGAGGGAACGCTGAACGATAAGACTGGCTGGTTTCCCAGCAACTATGTGAATGAGTGCAAGGTGCAGCTGCCTCTTACGGAGACCATAAGGCCGCCGGAGGAGATCCAGGAGTATCGGTCTGTGGTGCTCAAGGATCTGCTTGACTCGGAGCGCGCCCATGTGGCCGAGCTGCAGGGTCTGCTCGAGAATTTCCTGGAGCCCATGCAACAGACGCAGAT ACTCAGTCAGGATGAGTACGCCCAGCTGATGTGTAACTTTGTGGAGATTGTGCGTACGCATGAGGATTTGCTTATCCAAATCGAGGAATGCAACGATCGAGTGGGAAAACTATTTCTCACTAGCGCCCCCTTGATGAAGAAGGTGCACCAGGCCTACTGCGCTGCCCATCCAAAGGCCATAGTCATACTGGATAAGTACAA GGACGAGCTAGAAAAGTATATGGAACGACAGGGCGCAGCCACTCCTGGATTACTTGTGCTCACGACGGGTCTATCAAAACCCTTCCGGCGACTGGACAAATACTCGGCCAtgctgcaggagctggagcggcATATGGAGAGCAGTCATCCGGATCGCGGCGACACCCAGCGGAGTGTTGCCGTGTACAAAGACATAGCTGCCACCTGCTCGGCCACCCGTCGCCaaaaggagctggagctgcaagTGCTCACGGGGCCAGTCCGTGGATGGCAGGGACAAGAGCTGAGCACCCTCGGGGACATCATCCACATGGGCAGCGTTGCAGTTGGGGCTGATCATCGCGACCGATACTTTGTGCTCTTCCCACAAACATTGCTGTTCCTTAGCGTTAGTCAGCGGATGAGTGCATTCATCTATGAG GGCAAGCTACCCTTAACTGGGATCATAGTGAATCGTCTGGAGGACACGGATGCCCTGAAGAACGCTTTTGAGATAAGCAGTCCCTTGATCGATCGCATTGTAGCTGTTTGCCAGGGTCCGAATGAGGCCAACAAGTGGGTGGAGCTGCTCAATGCCAATAATCCCAGCTTGCCGATGGGCATCAAACGGCAATTGAGCAACTTGAGCAACTCTTCGCTAGGACACTTAAATGCCGCTCAT ATGTCGCCGCCATCAAGCCACATACTCCTACCACCCGGCGGCCGTCCGCCAGCCACTCCCAGCAGCATCCCggccggcagcagcagcggaggGAGCCACAGCCACCAGGGGTCGCCGGCCACCAACTCGATGTCGCATCACAAACGGAGCCAGTCGTTCAACCACCACCTCAGCTACAATCAGTACACGCCCACTCAGCCTCCACCACATCATCTGCatccaccacaaccaccaagTCTGCCAAGTCATCTGGGGGCAGCCGGCCCCAGATCAAGTTCAGCCCAGACACCAAACAGCAAGACAGCAGCTCCACTCCAGGCGTCATCCATGGACGCCAGTCCAGCAATtcaggcagcggcagcagcagcggcggcagcggtgggAATGGGGGTGCCAAGCGCAAGGAAAGGAAGCACAAAGG CTAACTGGACCATCAGCTGCCTGCGACCCACGCCGCCGTTGCGACCCAGTTTATTGAATGCCACCAGCGGATCGGGAAGTggcagcggtggcggcggcagcagctccagcaatGCCCTGGCCAGCTACTGCAGCGGAAGGAAGAACCAGCCCACCTACGAGGAGGACGCCCTGGTGCTCCGGGTTTTCGAGGCCTACTGCGCCGCCTATCAGAACAATGCCAGGAACACCATCCACTCGG CCTTGCAACCCTGGACTCCGTGTCTGCCCATCCGCGGTGGCAAGCTGAAAACGAGCAAAACCTTCTCGACCTCCAATCCACAGCTGCCTTTCATAGCCAATGTCGGCAACTCAGCCTACCTCaatcagcaccagcagcagcatctgcagcagcagcacctgcagcaacaacacttgcagcagcaacatcttgCCCAGCAGCAACCAGGTCGTCAGCACTCCGCCGGCAGTTTGAACTCCTCATTTATTTGGCGCGAGGCGAGCCCGAACAACTTCAACCTATACTCCAGCTCGGTGTCCTCCTCGCTGAATGCGACACCTGCGCAACGATACTCCTTATCCGGAGCTGCGGGAGGATCGCCGTCCATCAAGGACTATCAGAGAGCGCTATCCGAGGAGAGGGCAACCAGAAAGTCCCTGAATCGCCTTAAAAGTGGTTTTGGTTCGGGCTACGACAATGTGTGCACATCACCTCTGCTGCCGAGGAAGAACAAGCCTGCACCCAAGTTGGTGGCTCAGCAGTCGTATCAGAGATCCCCGGGAAACGCCACAGCCACCACTATAGTGAAGCCGAATCCGTCAGGACACCCAGGATTATATGATCGCCGCTTGAACCGCTCCTTCGAGACCTCCACTTCGCACCGCTATGCCGGGTATGGAGCGGGTTACTTGATGAATTGCGGCGGAGCCTTGCGGACCAGTACGCTCCAGAGGAGCACTCCGCAACTGGCCGGTGGTGAGAGATCCGATGACAGCGATGTGGAGCGGGAACTGCTGCGGGGCAATGGATCTGGGCCCACGGCCAGTTTGGAACTTAATGCCGATGGCAGCAAACGGCAGTCGGGCAGCTGGTGTTGCG GCCTTGAAAACGAGGACATGACCCCCACCCTGCGCCAACTGTGGACCGCCATCCGCCAGATGCAGCAGGACATGTCCCAGATCAAGCTGCAAATCAACGAGGAGCGGGCCCTGCGAGCCGATCTCCAGCAGCTGCTCATGCAGCACTTGGAGACGAGCAGCGTGAGCAGCGGGGCCAACACACCCAAGTGTTGA